In the Bactrocera tryoni isolate S06 unplaced genomic scaffold, CSIRO_BtryS06_freeze2 scaffold_11, whole genome shotgun sequence genome, one interval contains:
- the LOC120779832 gene encoding uncharacterized protein LOC120779832: protein MIADKQNNNLNNIFQQTQNLSTLQTVYNDSINGNKITLQVEAVSFDEISRKFAATLEPMFVRLTNEITLLRQEVKSLHKEVSVKTGQIYIYRIGHPTTAISKKQLQEDPNLFASFEMELKTVGKKPNFTKNCWRKLLVDELAEKLCWKGTEQKKGVRSLSTSKSIRNAAISIGIGEDAFVRTTKSLFQFAKNRQESKEKYKSKKISSTVISNEMK from the exons ATGATAGCGGACAAACAGAATAATAATTTGAACAACATCTTTCAACAGACACAAAATTTATCTACACTCCAAACAGTATATAACGATTCGATTAATGGAAATAAAATCACTTTACAAGTTGAAGCTGTGTCATTTgatg AAATATCTCGAAAATTTGCTGCGACTCTTGAACCCATGTTCGTCAGATTGACGAACGAGATAACTTTATTGCGTCAGGAGGTCAAATCTCTGCATAAGGAAGTCAGTGTTAAAACAGgacagatatatatatacagaattGGTCATCCCACAACAGCCATTTCAAAAAAACAGCTACAGGAAGATCCAAATTTGTTTGCTTCATTC GAAATGGAACTCAAAACTGTTGGAAAAAAGCCCAACTTTACCAAAAATTGTTGGAGAAAATTATTGGTCGATGAACTGGCGGAAAAACTGTGTTGGAAAGGGACGGAGCAAAAAAAAGGTGTTCGCAGCCTAAGTACATCGAAATCAATTAGAa atGCCGCAATTTCTATTGGAATCGGAGAGGATGCATTCGTCCGGACCACAAAGTCTCTCTTCCAATTTGCCAAAAACCGCcaagaaagcaaagaaaaatataaatcaaaaaaaattagctcAACTGTAAtctcaaatgaaatgaaataa
- the LOC120779486 gene encoding uncharacterized protein LOC120779486, protein MECICNLKHPSTKTEITTLDPTFLEAIQSTIDAAVSKSMGRIVEEVRSLRRDIAELRNSRDNVPSKKIMPAEPLNTVEQFMELESLLQKDEEYAKFKSELMQNIKYTGAKFVRRAWRSLVSDECAQHFAWSGTSDKKPVRVLKVSMAIRHPAT, encoded by the exons ATGGAGTGCATTTGCAATTTGAAACATCCATCAACCAAAACGGAAATAACCACACTGGATCCCACATTTTTAGAAG CAATTCAAAGCACCATTGATGCAGCTGTATCCAAATCTATGGGAAGAATCGTCGAGGAGGTAAGAAGCTTGCGGCGAGATATCGCAGAGTTGAGGAATAGCAGAGACAATGTTCCATCAAAAAAGATTATGCCAGCGGAACCTTTAAACACAGTGGAGCAATTTATGGAATTGGAGAGTTTACTCCAGAAGGATGAAGAATATGCtaaattt aaatcggaacttatgcaaaatattaaatacacagGAGCGAAATTCGTCAGAAGAGCTTGGCGCTCATTGGTATCCGATGAATGTGCTCAACATTTTGCTTGGAGTGGAACGTCAGACAAAAAACCTGTCCGCGTCTTAAAAGTATCTATGGCTATCCGCCATCCAGCtacttaa